The Loxodonta africana isolate mLoxAfr1 chromosome 14, mLoxAfr1.hap2, whole genome shotgun sequence DNA window GGCGACAGGGACTGTCGACCCCTGGCAAGGGGGTGCCCATCCATGGGGGCTGGCTTCTCTTAAGGAAACACAGACAGGATGTGGTTTGGAATACTTTTTTAAACTACAGTTACATACACAAAACTTCCAGAGAACACAGACCACAAAAGTGACATGTGAGTCATTGCCAACAGGGGTAAAAACGCCTCTCGCTCactcttaaaaaaattatttttattatttttgtaaatttcTCACTTTGGGCAAACTGAGGGGTGTAGTGTTCACAGGGTAAGGgccactctctccctctccccttgaGGCACCCCCGATCCTCAAGGGATGAGAGGGCAGTGAAGGAGGTCGGGAGGCTGAGATGATGCAGGTCAGGGGACGACAAGGACGTGACATTTGCCAGTAAGTCCATTACCCACGGTGGCTGTGCTGCCAGTTGCTCAGGGTGCCCCCCTCCCAGTGGTGGCAAGGGGTATACTACAATCTTCCAGGGTACCTGGTCGACCAGGCTGTAAGGCTCAGCTTTTGGTGAACTttgagggagggaggggacaATGCGGCAACACTCCTGCAGACACATAGCACGTTCCCATGGGGCCTCGCCCAGACCTTGGACACTGCCTGCTTACCCTGGCGGCCCAGCTGCCCAAAGTAGGGGACTGTGCATATCCTGCCCTCTCTCCCCACAGGGCCacctgcctccaagactgctcagcCAGCCTCGGATTCCCCCTCCTCCAGGCAGGTGTTTATCCTCAGCCCCCAAAGCAGCCACATCCATTTACCTGCACACAAGAGACCTGCTGCCCCAAGCCCTCCCAGGTAGCACACCCCCAGGCCACCATCCCAGCCTGGCTATGCCCAGCAAAGCCAACTATGGGACACACCCAGCACCCCCTCCCCACCTAGGACACCCACCAGGTTGGCTTTCTGCCTGAATCCCTCTCTCACAGGCACCCACACACACGTGGACAGGAGCAATCCCCCAACACAGTCGCTTTAGAATCCTGAAACACTCTTGAGACACTGAGATAAGTGTGGCACAGCCCCCAAGAAACACAAGGCCCCAAGGGCCAGCGTGCCACCCACACAACCCTGAAAGACACCGTCTACCCTGAGTGCCGTCCTCTGCCCTGAGGGGCGGCTGGGAGCAGGGGTGCAACCCCGTGGTGGATAGTGCTCGGTGGGTGGCCCGAGTTAGTGGGACTCACACAGGGAGCCCCGAGTCAGTCTTGCAGCCCAGAGCTGCACGGAAGATCTTTCtgtgcagcagcagcagcttggAAACCTAGCGTACCTTTTCTACCTTGGTGTGGGAGGTAACATTCCCCTCGATGCTTGGCTGTGAACAAAACCCAGACGAGCTTCTTGTCAACAGCTCTGAGAAGCTAACTACTAGACAGCGAGGGGCAAACGGCACCCAGGAATGGAGGCCCAACATGGAGGCCATGTCCACCCAGCTGTGCTCAGGGATCTGGGCTCAGTGCCCCACTCCACAGCCCCTCTGTCCACCAAATGCCCCCCTTGGCTGTCCACGATGGGTGGGCCCACTGCCAGGCCCAGGTGTCCTGCTCAGACCCTCCTCTGGAGGGGCCAGCTGGGTCAGCAGTGCTGTACCCATAGGCAGGGGGCTGCCCCCGCTCCCAGGTAGGCACCCCAGGCCACCTTCTCTGCAGGCGTCACCCAGGCAGGCATGGGGGCAGAGGAACCCCGGTTCTTTGGTATCGAAGTAACACAAAACTATGGCAGAACAGCCACTTCTCCTAAATGACAGGGGGCTTTATCCTTCTCAGGGGCGCTGAGGGTCCCAGGGGAAACAAAGACACCCTGGTCAGCCCCTCCAGTACAGGCTCCTTCTGCCCTGGCCCCTGCGCACACCCAGCCTAAGGGAACTAGCCAGCTGCCACCACACAGACTGGGAAGAGCCGGCCTCCTTTAGGTGAGGGGCCAGGAACTCCAACCTCCTCGATGGACCCTCTCTCAGCcaggcctgctctgccacttgtgGCCCCCAGAGCTCTCTCCACAGCCTGGAGCCTGGGGACGCTGGGCCTTggggctggagatagaaaatggaTTTTCTTGCTAAATTGCATAATCTATAGAAGAGCCTggaaagtttaatttttttcctaggAAGAGACAGAATTTCACCCTGCATTCCGAAAACGTctgctgagccctggtggccagtcCTGCCTCCCTGGGTGGGCTGGACAGGTGGCCCTGGTCAGTCCCCTCCAGAGCGGGGGACCGCCCAACTCTCCTGCTGTTTGCGCCCCGTGACAGGGTGGGGGTGGTATCTCAAGTCTCTTGGGGGGCACACAGGGCGCAGATGATGGGCAGGGCAGGCTGACTCGTGTTGCGTCCCATGTGCTGTCAGGCTCCAGGCCACACCAGAGCTGGGCTTCCGCGCTGTCCACTCGCGGCCACACCTTCCCctccaacaaaacaaaaagtaggaAGCAAGGGAGGCTTTTTAATTGCAACCAAATACGCCTTCTGCAGTCAGCAAGGACCCAAGCCAGCCCGGAGCTGAGCGTGGAGCCACAGAAGGGCGCGCCACACTGCCGCCGGGAACACAGTCCAGGCGACTCACACTGTGCCCGCCCTGCGACCCTCCAGGGCTCAGGTGTCTCCTCTGCCACCTGCAGGCAAGGCAGGGTGGAGACGTGGCTGCCACACGTCCCACGTGCATGCAGACTTTTCCCGATGTGTTTTGGTTCATGCTTTCCTCCTTTTGCTGAAATGACCGGGTGTGAAATGCGCCTGTGGCGGCTGCAGTCGGCCTGGCGTCCCTGTTGCTGAAATGACCGGGTGTGAAATGCGCCTGTGGCGGCTGCAGTCGGCCTGGCGTCCCTGTTGCTGAAATGACCGGCGGCTGCAGTTGGCCTGGCGTCCCTGCGGTGCGGCTACTTCTGGATTTGGAACAGGAAGAGCCGCAGGTTTATGTTCTTGGCGGCCAGCAGCTTGTTGCACTCCACCGAGTCGGTGATGGGCAGCGGCACGTAGTCGGTCTCGTTGCTCTCATTGGTGAACACGAAGTGGTAGATGACGGGGTTGATCTTCACATCGTCGTAAGGGCCCTTGAGCAGCAGGAAGGAGCACTCCAAGGGCGCGTTGACCTTGCTCTTGAGGATGAGCTGGAAGGAGAGGGTGCGCTTGCATGACAGGTTGGGGTTGCGCTCTGAGTCGTTCACTCGAGCCTTCAGGACCCACGTCTGGTTCAGCACTGTGAACCGGGGCGTCTCATAGTAGAGGCGTGTGATGAAGTCGTCCGTGCGGTATGGCCGGAACTGGACCTCTGCAGAGACAGACAGGGCAGGGGTGGCAGTCAGAGTGGGCAGGGCAGGTGGGAAGAGCACTTACCGGAGGACATTCAATGTGCTCTACTGGCCCAGTTTTTTTACTGGCCCAGTGGCAAAGAAACGGCGTAGACATACGCCTTGGGGGAAACAACTGCAGACAGAGGTCACGTGAACTGGTCTGGAGGCTGCCAGAGGCGAGCGAGTGCCCAGGGCCAGGGTGCCCCTGACAACGTGGTCCCCTtgccccaggcccagcccaggCAAGGGAAAGGCTTCTGCCCATGGGGCGGGGCAAGCAGACACACAGACAGGGTGCAGTTCTGAGAAAAAGTGCACTTTATTGGTTCCGATACAGAGCTGCCAGCAAAGCCGGTGGGCAGACGCCCAGCACCCACCCTGCCTGCACAGTGAGCTGCACCCAGGGCTGGCCTCTTGCTAGGGGCTGGGGCTCTGTCGCTGTCTCGGAGGGTCCATGAGGCAATGGCAGCCCCTGCCTTCTGCACAGTCCTCTCAGCTCTGCCCGCAGACTATGGCTGGCGAGTCCATGGCGGAGGGGCCAGCGCCCAGTCCTTCCTGCACAGACAGGGCCTCCGCCCCGCCCCTGTCACATGCCCAGCCACCCGGACCCCAAGAGGCCTGGACTGCCTGGGTCACGGCACCCACCTGGGGCCGTGGCCTCCGCTGCTGTCTAAGGCCATGTGGGCCCTCGACCACGTGGGCACACACAACCCACACCTAATGGACTGGCCCAGGCAGTGAGGTGTGACTGGCTACTGGCTGCCCATGACCACTCAGACTGTGAGTTGGCTGCCAGGATGGAGGTCAGTGTCCCTGTGCAGGCTGGCGTCAGCAGCTGCTCCATGCTCCTCACAGGTGGGCTCGTCCTGGGCCCTGGCCCCCGGCACGTCCGAAGGCAGACGGAGGCCGGGAAGCCCACGAGGCTCATGAGCCTGCCCAGCTGCCAGCTGGGTTGTGGTGTCCACTCTGTTCTGCAGTTCAGGCTGGCGCACTCAGTTCGTTCTGGAGCCTCTTAGCTTTGTGCCGGCCTCAGGCCTGGCCCCACAGTGACCGCCCAGCAAAGCACGGCCCAATGAGCATCTTCTTGCCTGCTGCCTGGGCCTCCCACAGATGCGCCTGTCTTCTGGTCAGACACTGCCTGTTCCGAGTCCGAGGAGCCCCTTGCAGTGAGGATGCCCCCCTGCTGGGCGGCGGCCAGTGGAGAGGATGGTGGGGGCCTGTGAGAATCACGCAACTGCACCCTGAGGCCCAGCCCACCCTCGGATGTCTGCTGTCTCCGGCCGTCTTCCACCCAAGGCATCCCCCGCGGTATGGCCATGCCCTTGCAGGGGCTCCCCCCACAGCCCGTGAGCAGCCCCCGCCTAAGCTGCATGCAGTGGGCCGTGCGGTGCCTCACCTGTGTAGCCGATCTTTTCGAAGCTGAGCAAACTGAAGATGCTGTTGTAAAGCTGCATCTCCTTGCGGCGGCCCTGGTCCATCTCGTCCAGAATCTCCATCAACTCATTGCCTGTCTTGGTCGGGTGGGCACATGCGGCCTCGTGTGCTGTCAACTCATGGAAGGGGCCATGCCACGGGCAGCCGATGCGCTTGTACTTGCACTGGGTAACCCTAGGGAAGGCGGCATGGCAGGGTCAGGGCCTGCACCCCCGTGGCAATAGGCCCTACCCGCTCACACGCACCACCTCCTAGACATGCTCaccatgtgtgcgtgtgtgtgtgacacAGAGGCAGGGACAGAGGCAGGGAGCAGATGTGTGGAGTGTGCCGTCAGGGCCCCAGTTGCAGGGTGGTCCCCTGCTTGGCAGTAAGCGGTGCTGATGGCGGCCCTGCATAGCAGCACCCAAGGCTCGTTTCTGAGCAGCAGTATAAGTGAGTGGCCAGCCAAGGCTGGGCTGGTGGCCATAGGACCAAGACAACTACCCCCCACAGGGAGCTTAGGGCCAGGTGGGGCCCTCCAACAGTCCCTCAGAGCCATGACCTGGACTAGGTGCCAGAGAGACCTCCCAGGCCACCCTGCAGCCACAGGACCTCAGCCAGGCTGCTGTGCAGACTCAGCCCCCACCCCGTCCTCacgcagagccctggtggtagctGAGGAGGCCTGGGGACCCGTGACAGGGCCTTCTCTGGCCCGTGGCCCCTGAGGCTGGGGCAGCGAGGACTGGCAGGCCCGCAGCACCAGCGGTACCTGTCCTGGCACTCCTCCTTCTGGTGCCGCTCCAGCAGTGAGCGGGGAAACTGGCGCAGGCAGAAGCCACACTCAGATGGCAGCTCACTCACAGCCTTCTCCACGGCCAGGTTCCGGCAGCAGAGGCTCTTACTGATCTCACAACGGCAGTTGGGGCACGTGGCCTGTTCCTCCTTCAGCCGGGCATCTGCTAGTAGGTGGATAAAACAGCCAGCGCACATCAAGTGACCGTTAGTACACTGCGAAGAAGGAAAGGGAGATGATGCTCACAGACCTGGAAGGACCAGGCACGCGCCCACCACCGCAGCTCCAGCCAGGCTGCCATCCTCTGGGGACTCCAGGCAGGCAGGTTGGCTGGCGGCAGAGGTACACGTGGCTCTCTTCCCAGGGCCCCTCCAAGGATAGCCGACTTGGTTCCCCTAGAGATGTGGCGTCTTGAGGATGTAGCCCCCGTCGCAGGCCGAGGTCGGGGCTCTTCACTGAGGCAGACCCCACAGGAAGTAGTCAATTTGCCCATACCAGGGCTTGAGGCCTGACCCATCCCCAGTCTCCTGCAAGCCCTTGACTCCAGGACCTACAGGAGTACCCAGATGGCAGCCCGCATAGGCACACACAGTATGCCACTGCTGAGCAGAGGGGCGGACGCTGCTCCCCCCATGCCCAGGTGAGCACGTCTGCTCCTCAGCCTTCAGAAAGGTCATCTGCACTAGAGACAGGAACCTGCTTAGATGAGTCCCTGTCCTGGTCCCTGGCTCCATCACCTGCCCAGTGAGGCCAGCCACCTGCAGGGCCGGTGGGAGGCCAGGTCTGCCAGGAGCCAGAGGAAGTGTCTTTGGGGGCAGGAGCAGGGGCTGCAGATCTGGGGCTGGTGGGTTGGCACAGGCGATGTGAAGTCAGCTAGCCGGAGCCAGTCTGCCTTGGGGCCTAAGGTAAGACCTACTTC harbors:
- the ZFTRAF1 gene encoding zinc finger TRAF-type-containing protein 1 isoform X1, whose amino-acid sequence is MSGAEEAGGGGPAAGPAGAVPAGVGVGAGPGAAAGPAAAALGEAAGPGLPDEAGLAGARQLQLQEAAGDPDAPPKKRLRAAEAAEAAAAAAAAAGSGKLEERLYSVLCCTVCLDLPKASVYQCTNGHLMCAGCFIHLLADARLKEEQATCPNCRCEISKSLCCRNLAVEKAVSELPSECGFCLRQFPRSLLERHQKEECQDRVTQCKYKRIGCPWHGPFHELTAHEAACAHPTKTGNELMEILDEMDQGRRKEMQLYNSIFSLLSFEKIGYTEVQFRPYRTDDFITRLYYETPRFTVLNQTWVLKARVNDSERNPNLSCKRTLSFQLILKSKVNAPLECSFLLLKGPYDDVKINPVIYHFVFTNESNETDYVPLPITDSVECNKLLAAKNINLRLFLFQIQK
- the ZFTRAF1 gene encoding zinc finger TRAF-type-containing protein 1 isoform X2 — protein: MSGAEEAGGGGPAAGPAGAVPAGVGVGAGPGAAAGPAAAALGEAAGPGLPDEAGLAGARQLQLQEAAGDPDAPPKKRLRAAEAAEAAAAAAAAAGSGKLEERLYSVLCCTVCLDLPKASVYQCTNGHLMCAGCFIHLLADARLKEEQATCPNCRCEISKSLCCRNLAVEKAVSELPSECGFCLRQFPRSLLERHQKEECQDRVTQCKYKRIGCPWHGPFHELTAHEAACAHPTKTGNELMEILDEMDQGRRKEMQLYNSIFSLLSFEKIGYTGPHHPLHWPPPSRGASSLQGAPRTRNRQCLTRRQAHLWEAQAAGKKMLIGPCFAGRSLWGQA
- the ZFTRAF1 gene encoding zinc finger TRAF-type-containing protein 1 isoform X3, with translation MSGAEEAGGGGPAAGPAGAVPAGVGVGAGPGAAAGPAAAALGEAAGPGLPDEAGLAGARQLQLQEAAGDPDAPPKKRLRAAEAAEAAAAAAAAAGSGKLEERLYSVLCCTVCLDLPKASVYQCTNGHLMCAGCFIHLLADARLKEEQATCPNCRCEISKSLCCRNLAVEKAVSELPSECGFCLRQFPRSLLERHQKEECQDRVTQCKYKRIGCPWHGPFHELTAHEAACAHPTKTGNELMEILDEMDQGRRKEMQLYNSIFSLLSFEKIGYTAGGHPHCKGLLGLGTGSV
- the ZFTRAF1 gene encoding zinc finger TRAF-type-containing protein 1 isoform X4, translated to MSGAEEAGGGGPAAGPAGAVPAGVGVGAGPGAAAGPAAAALGEAAGPGLPDEAGLAGARQLQLQEAAGDPDAPPKKRLRAAEAAEAAAAAAAAAGSGKLEERLYSVLCCTVCLDLPKASVYQCTNGHLMCAGCFIHLLADARLKEEQATCPNCRCEISKSLCCRNLAVEKAVSELPSECGFCLRQFPRSLLERHQKEECQDRVTQCKYKRIGCPWHGPFHELTAHEAACAHPTKTGNELMEILDEMDQGRRKEMQLYNSIFSLLSFEKIGYTGGHPHCKGLLGLGTGSV